The sequence CGGAGCCTCCAAGCGGTTTCGGGAAGTCAAATGGGAAGTGGCCGGAAAAATTGTCTTGACGTGGTTCATCACGATTCCCATCTCCGCCCTGCTCGCCTGGATCACCTTCAAAGCGATCGAGATTCTCTTTCTGTAAAGGATAAACCCTGCCCGGTGGGCAGGGTTTTTGGATGGATGCGAAGCAAAATGCAGGCCGGCGTTCAAAGCCGCCGCGAGGCGGGGCTTAAGTCCTCATTCCCCCAGCCGCATTCCTCCCCCAATCTCTCCCGATCCCGGACCGATACCGCAGAGCGGCACAGGGCTTTGTCACCGCTTCTCTCCCCGATTTAAAGACTGCCTGTGGCGAGAGCACGGCGAAATTCGGGACAAGCGCATGGACCCGACCCCGGCCTGCAATAAGGGATGACATCCGACTCCACAAACCTTAAAACCCCTGCCCACGGGCAGGGGTTTTTGCTTTCACACCGCCAGAATCACAAACCAGATCAAAATGCCGAACATCAGAAGTCCCTTGAAGAACAGGCCGCCGAGAAACCCGACGAGGGTTCCCCACCCCACCCGGAGGGCTTCCTGCCAGGACTTTCTCTGAATCAGCTCCACGATGACCACGGCCACCAGCGGTCCGACAAGAATGCCCACGGGGCCGAGGATGAAGGGAAAGATGATCGCCCCGGCCACGGCGGCCAGCACGGAAAGCCGGGACCCCCCGTAAGTTCTCGCCGCCACGCCGCTGGCCACATAGTCGACGAGGAACGCCACCGCCATGACGATGACCGCCGCCACCCAGAAGGGCCAGTTCAAGGCATCCGAATCGATCAGAAAATGGTACACCAGAAAACCGACAAACAAAAGAGGGGCATCCGGCAAAACCGGGATCAGAAGCCCCGCAAAGCCCGCCACAAACAGGATCACGACCAAAATCCACCAAAGAACTTCCATTCCTCACGTCTCCTTTGCCGTGTTTAGGGCCGGCACCTTTCCCGTGGACAACAGTCGATCCAAGGCATGCAAAACGGCGATCTTCACGTGGGAATAGGTAAGCCCCCCCTGCATGTATGCGATATAGGGCGGCCTTAAGGGACCGTCCGCCGAAAGCTCGATGCTGGCGCCCTGGACAAAGGTACCTGCAGCCATGATCACCGGATCGTCGTAACCGGGCATCGGCGCGGGTTCCGGCGCCAGATGGGCGTCGACGGGAGAGGCGGACTGGATTCCCCGGCAAAAGGCGATAAGCAGATCGGGATCGCCGAAGCGCACCTGCTGGATGATGTCGGCGCGCGGCTCATCCCAGGCCGGCGAAGCGGAAAACCCCGCCTCCTCCAGCATCGCCGCGGCGAAAACCGCCCCCTTCAGGGCCTGACCGACAACGTGGGGGGCCAAAAAAAATCCCTGAAAATAATCCCGGAGATGGCCGTAGGTGGCCCCTCCCTCCATGCCAACGCCGGGCGCCACGAGCCTTGAAGCGGCCCGCTCCACCCATTTTCTTTTTCCGGCGATGTATCCCCCAGTCTTCGCCAAGCCGCCGCCGGGATTTTTTATCAGGGAGCCCGCCATCAGATCCGCCCCGACGGCCGTCGGTTCCACGTCCTCCACAAATTCGCCGTAGCAATTGTCCACGAATATGACCGCGTCCGGAACGTGCCTTCGCAACCAACGGATCATCTCTTCGATGGCCGCAACGGAAAAGGAAGGCCGGTCGGCATACCCGCGGGATCGCTGGATGCCGATGCACTTCGTGTTGGGGCCGATCGCCGCGCGAACCGCCTCGAAGTCCACCCGCCCCTCCGCAGTCAAGGGAATCTCCCTGTAGGTGATCCCGTAATCGCAAAGGGAACCGGACCCGTCCGCCTCCGTCCCGATCACCCGATGCAGGGTGTCGTAGGGGGAACCGGTGATGTACAGCAGCTCGTCCCCGGGACGCAACGCCCCGTACAAACAGGCGGCGATGGCGTGGGTTCCGGAGACGATGTGCGGGCGGACCAGGGCGGTCTCCGCGCCGAACACCCTGGCCACCACCCGCTCCAGGACGGCTCGTCCGAGATCGTCATACCCGTATCCCGTGGAGGGAGCCAAATGGTGTTCCCCCACTCCCTCTTCCCGGAAGGCCCTCAACACCTTCCATTGATTTCGCTCCGCCTGCCGATCGATTTCCGCAAGCCGGAAAGCGATGCGCTCTTCCACCCGTTCGACCCATTTCTTCAGCGTTTGCCCGTGCCTCAGATCCTCGTACACCTCTAACCCCTTTTTCACATGGACTTAATCGCTGCTGACCCGGATATGCTCCTTCACTTCCTTGGAAAGCCGGCGAAAGCGGCGGAGCGGAAGCCGGAAATCGATCCTGACGGTCACCCCGGACACCTCCGACCGAACCACTTCCGCATTCCGGTACAAGGCGGCGATCCACTCCCCGCGGGTCACCGGGAACTCGGCCGACCCGCACACCTGTTCACGGTGAAGCGCTTGATCGATCGCCTGCTTCAACCGCTCGAGATCCTCGTCGGAGAAAGCCGAAATCCGAAGGGTTCCCTCCTCCTCCGGCATTTCCGCCGCCACCCGGTCCATCTTGTTGAAAACCGTCAGCGTCGGAATGTCCGCGGCGCCCAGTTCCTGCAACACCTGCTCCACGGCCCGCATCTGCTCGGACGCTTCCGGGTGGCTGGCATCCACCACGTGAAGCAGCAGATCCGCCTCCTTCACCTGCTCCAGGGTGGAGCGGAACGCCGCAACCAAATGGTGCGGCAGGCGGCGGATAAATCCGACGGTGTCGGTCAAAAGCACCTGCTCGCCGGACGGAAGGCGCAAAAAGCGCGACGTGGGATCCAGCGTGGCGAACAGCCTGTCTTCCGAAAGCACATCGGAACCGGTGAGCCGGTTGAGAAGCGTCGATTTGCCCGCGTTGGTGTAACCGACCAGGGCCACCTGGACGATCTCCATTTTCCGCCGGCGGTCCCGGTGCAATTTCCGGTGCCTCCGCACCCGTTCCAGCTCCCGCTTCAGATCGCGGATGCGGCGGTGGATATGGCGCCGGTCCGTCTCCAGTTTGGTCTCCCCGGGTCCCCGGGTTCCGATGCCTCCCCCCAGACGAGACAGATCGCGTCCCCGTCCCGCCAGGCGGGGAAGAAGATATTCAAGCTGCGCCAACTCCACCTGATACCGCCCTTCCCGCGTTTTGGCCCGCTGGGCGAAAATGTCCAAAATCAACTGGGTGCGGTCGATCACCTTGCAAGGCATGATCCGCTCCAGGTGATACAACTGGGCCGGGGTCAGCTCCTGATCGAAGATGACCAAATCGGCTCCCGCGTCCTTCGCCTTCCGGGCGATCTCTTCCGCTTTTCCCCGGCCGATCAGCCAGGAGGGATCCATTTTATCGCGAAACTGCAATTCCGTCGATACCACCTCAGCCCGTGCGGTATCCGCAAGACGGGCCAACTCCTCCAGAGAGGAACGCAAATCCCAAGCGGTCCGCTTCGGGCCGCATCCGACCAGTATCGCTCGTTCACGTTCGCCG comes from Planifilum fulgidum and encodes:
- a CDS encoding DUF456 domain-containing protein, translated to MEVLWWILVVILFVAGFAGLLIPVLPDAPLLFVGFLVYHFLIDSDALNWPFWVAAVIVMAVAFLVDYVASGVAARTYGGSRLSVLAAVAGAIIFPFILGPVGILVGPLVAVVIVELIQRKSWQEALRVGWGTLVGFLGGLFFKGLLMFGILIWFVILAV
- a CDS encoding aminotransferase class I/II-fold pyridoxal phosphate-dependent enzyme translates to MYEDLRHGQTLKKWVERVEERIAFRLAEIDRQAERNQWKVLRAFREEGVGEHHLAPSTGYGYDDLGRAVLERVVARVFGAETALVRPHIVSGTHAIAACLYGALRPGDELLYITGSPYDTLHRVIGTEADGSGSLCDYGITYREIPLTAEGRVDFEAVRAAIGPNTKCIGIQRSRGYADRPSFSVAAIEEMIRWLRRHVPDAVIFVDNCYGEFVEDVEPTAVGADLMAGSLIKNPGGGLAKTGGYIAGKRKWVERAASRLVAPGVGMEGGATYGHLRDYFQGFFLAPHVVGQALKGAVFAAAMLEEAGFSASPAWDEPRADIIQQVRFGDPDLLIAFCRGIQSASPVDAHLAPEPAPMPGYDDPVIMAAGTFVQGASIELSADGPLRPPYIAYMQGGLTYSHVKIAVLHALDRLLSTGKVPALNTAKET
- the hflX gene encoding GTPase HflX, producing the protein MDPIGERERAILVGCGPKRTAWDLRSSLEELARLADTARAEVVSTELQFRDKMDPSWLIGRGKAEEIARKAKDAGADLVIFDQELTPAQLYHLERIMPCKVIDRTQLILDIFAQRAKTREGRYQVELAQLEYLLPRLAGRGRDLSRLGGGIGTRGPGETKLETDRRHIHRRIRDLKRELERVRRHRKLHRDRRRKMEIVQVALVGYTNAGKSTLLNRLTGSDVLSEDRLFATLDPTSRFLRLPSGEQVLLTDTVGFIRRLPHHLVAAFRSTLEQVKEADLLLHVVDASHPEASEQMRAVEQVLQELGAADIPTLTVFNKMDRVAAEMPEEEGTLRISAFSDEDLERLKQAIDQALHREQVCGSAEFPVTRGEWIAALYRNAEVVRSEVSGVTVRIDFRLPLRRFRRLSKEVKEHIRVSSD